A window of Mucilaginibacter robiniae genomic DNA:
CGGAAACGTCAAGTAATCATCACATTCACATAAAAATTCTGTAAACCACAGCTTAAAAGCTAAATTTGTGGTGCAAATAATAAGCACCCTTGGACAGAAAAGTTATTATCGGAACCCGTGGCAGTGAATTGGCCTTATGGCAGGCTAATTTCGTAAAAGACAGCTTAGCTGATATTGGCGTAACTGCTGAATTAAAAATTATTAAAACTCAGGGCGACCGTATTCTGAACCTGAGCCTGGACAAATTGGAAGGCAAAGGTTTTTTTACCAAGGAGCTGGAAGAAGAATTATTGGCAGGTACCATAGATTTAGCCGTTCACTCTCATAAAGACTTGCCTACCGAGCATCCGCCGGGACTCATTATCGCAGCAGTTTCAGAGCGGGAAGATCCGTCTGAACTGTTGTTGATTTTGAAGGACTGTGTGGATGTTCGTCAAAAATTATCTGTGAAATTTGGAGGTATTGTAGGTACTTCCTCAAATCGCCGTAAGGCTCAGCTATTATCTTTACGCCCAGATTTAGAGTTGCATGATTTGCGCGGCAACGTACCCACCCGTGTAGGTAAGCTGCGTAGTGAAAATTATGATGCTATTATGCTGGCTAAAGCCGGTGTATCTCGCTTAGGCTTAAACCTGGATGATTTTCATGTAGAAGAATTAAAGCCTACCGAGTTTGTTCCGGCACCGGCTCAAGGTGTACTGGCTATACAAATACGCGAAAAAGATACGCAGCTTTTTAATATATTACAGCAACTACATCACCCTGAAGTAGCGGAAGCCTTAAAGGTGGAGCGTAATGTATTGAAAATGTTTGGTGGTGGTTGCCACATGCCATTGGGCTGTTATTGCCGTAAATACGAAGGCGTTTATCAAGTGTTTACCTCAAAGGCCGACACTGATGAAGATATGCCTGACCGCTTGTTTACTAGCGCCGCTACCACCGAAGGCTTGGCTGAGGCCATAGTGGCTCGTTTTAGCCCCGAGCGTAAATATCCTGCTAAAGTATTTATCTCCCGTGATTTACCAGCTAATAGCTATTTCAGACGTGCGGTACAAAAACATAGTATTGAAGTTGAAGCCCGTTCGCTGATTCGTACCGTTCCTATTATGACCATCCTGAACCCTTACATTTTGCAGGATGTGGATTGGGTATTTTTTACCAGTAAAAACGCTGTAGAGTACTTTTTTGAGTTGAAGCCGCAATTTATCAAACCAGTCAAGTTTGGTGTAATGGGTTCTGGTTCGGAAGATATGTTGCGCCGACATGGCCATTTTCCACAGTTTGTGGGCGAAAGCGTGGATACTGCCGATGTAGCCCGCGAGTTTGCTGGTATTGCCAATGGTTCAACCATTTTATTTCCTGGAGCTGAAAGCCCGATGCGAAGCATTCACAAAGCTTTATCGGCTGATACTAAAATTATAGACCTGCCGGTTTACTCAACTATGCGCGAAGAGTGTGCTTCAGGCACAGCGGCTGATGTGCTGGTGTTTACCAGTCCGTCAAATGCCGAGGCTTATTTCAATGATAACTTGCAGGATAATCATCAAAAAGTAATTGCTATAGGTAAATCAACCGGTAAAAAGCTGGATGAATTAAATATAGAATATACACTGCCTTTCTCGCCCGACGAAGTAGGGCTGGCAGAGGCCGTGTTTGGCCTGTAATAACTTTTGGAAGCCTGTGGTCTGTAGTCGATAGGCCATAGGCTTTTTTATTGTATAGCTCCCCATAGCCTTTCGACTACCGACTATGGGACTACCGTTTATAAAAATGTTACAACGACCCAGAAGAAACAGAAAGAGTGAGGTAATCCGGCAAATGGTGCAGGAAACCTATGTGAGTGCAGCCAACCTGATTTTTCCATTATTTATAGTAGATGGTGAAAATCAGAAAAGTGAAGTTTCTTCTATGCCCGGCATTTATCGTTACTCTGTTGATAACTTGCTGCGTGAGGTGGAAAGCTGTATGAATTTAGGGTTAAAATCGTTCGATTTGTTCCCGAATATTGACGAATCATTAAAAGATAAATACGCTACCGAAAGTTACCGAGAAGAAAGCTTGTATTTACGGGCTATACGTGAGGTGAAAAAAGAGTTTCCGGAAGCTTGCGTGATTACCGACGTAGCAATGGACCCTTACAGCAGTGAAGGCCATGACGGGATTGTAGAAAACGGCGAAATCCTGAATGATGCTACCTTAGATGTATTAGGCAAAATGGCATTAGCTCACGCTCGTGCTGGTGCCGATATTATTGCCCCATCAGATATGATGGATGGTCGGGTAGGCTACATCCGGCAGGTACTGGACGATCATGGTTATAGTGGGGTATCTATCATGTCATATTCTGCCAAATATGCCAGTGCCTTTTACGGCCCGTTCCGTGATGCACTGAACTCAGCACCTAAGTTTGGTGATAAAAAAACATACCAGATGAACCCGGCCAACCAACGTGAAGCTTTAATAGAAGCTGATTTGGATGAGCAGGAAGGCGCAGATTTCTTGATGGTGAAGCCAGCGTTACCTTACCTGGATGTGATCAAACTACTCAAAGATAATACGGAGCTACCTATTGCCGCCTATAACGTAAGCGGCGAATATGCTATGATTAAAGCGGCTATACAAAAAGGCTGGTTAAATGAGCAGCGCGCCATTACTGAAGTGCTTACCAGTATTCGTAGGGCTGGTGCTACCGCTATTTTAACTTACCATGCCAAAGAGGTATTGTTAAACAAATGGCTATAGCAGAGTCAGGAATCAAGAGTATAGAATAAAGATAATATAAGCAATATAACACGTCATTGCGAGGAACGAAGCAATCTTTGCACATTCAAATATCGAATGTTTCTATTTAGATAGAAATTTATATTGATGATACATTGAAGTAAGTGAAACTCAAACAAAAATGTCAGAAAAAAATCAAGATACTAAACCAGATATCAGCAGGGCAAAATCAGCCGAATTGTATGCGAAAGCTAAAACCTTTTTTCCGGGTGGGGTAAACTCGCCGGTAAGGGCATTTAAATCGGTTTACGGTACACCACTATTTATTCAAAAAGGTGATGGCCCATACTTGTGGGATGCTGATAATAACCAGTTTATTGATTTTTGCTGCTCGTGGGGGCCACTTATTTTAGGTCACAACCATCCGCATATTCGGGAAAAGGTAACTGAAGTCATGCAAAATGGCATGTCGTTCGGTGCGCCAACTGCTCTAGAAAATGAACTGGCAGAACTGATTTTATCAAACAATCCGTTTATCGAGAAAATACGTTTTGTTAGCTCGGGTACCGAAGCGGTAATGTCGGCTATACGGTTGGCTCGTGGTTATACCAAACGCGATAAAATATTGAAGTTTGAAGGTTGCTATCATGGCCATGTGGATGCTTTGTTGGTAAAAGCCGGTTCCGGTTTGGTTACCTTTGGCGAAACATCATCAGCCGGTGTACCCAAAGCTTTTGCTGACGAGACTATAGTCGTATCATTGAACGATAAAGAAGCGGTAGCTAAAGCTTTTGAAGAATTTAAAGATCAGATTGCCGCTATTATTATTGAACCGGTACCTGCCAACAATGGCTTGCTGCTTCAACAGCCTGAGTTTTTACAATATCTGCGTGATATTTGTACAGAAAACGGTACCCTGCTTATTTTTGATGAAGTAATATCCGGCTTCCGGGTAAGCTTTACCGGAGCAGCCGGGCACTACCAAATTAAGCCCGACATTATTACCTATGGTAAAATTATTGGTGGTGGCTTGCCAGTAGGTGCTTATGGTGCTTCAGCCGAAATTATGGGTAACATTTCGCCCGAAGGGCCCGTTTACCAAGCAGGTACGCTTTCGGGCAATCCGGTGGCTATGGCAGCTGGTATAGCTCAACTATCAGAATTATTAAAGCCTGATTTTTATACCGAGCTCAATCAAAAAACAGCAACGTTTGTAAACGATATTAAACAGTTTATAGCTGACCGAAGCTACCCAGTTCAGGTATTTCAAATTGGTTCCATCTTTTGGTTTGCCTTTACCGAGCAGCAAGCCATTCGCCGGGCTGATGAAATTGATCCGCAAAGTATGGACAAGTTTAAACTGATGCACCAAGAACTACTGAACCGTGGTGTGTACGTTGGGCCATCGGGCTATGAGGTGGGCTTTGTATCAGCTACGCATACGCCAGCTGTGTTAGATAAAGCTAAGCAAGCTATATTGGATAGTTTAGATGTCGTATTTGCATCATTCAAGGCTACTCCGCAAAACAGCGTAGTGCCTGAAAACGATTTTAGAGAATAAAGGAAACACTCTTTTTAAGATACAGCAGCGGTTATGAAAAAACCATTTGTTATTTTCTATGCGCTAATCACGTATGCACTCACCGAACTAGTTTGGTGGGGGTATATGCTGGTAAGGCTACAGCCCGACCGTACCGGGATGATTATGGGCGAAGGCTCCATTTTCATATTCGTATTATTAGGTGGCGCTTACCTGTTTCATCGTGCCCTGAATAAAGAAAGGCGGTTGCAAAACCAAAAGAAAAACTTTTTGCTTTCGGTTACTCATGAATTGAAATCGCCATTGGCTTCTATCAAGCTTTACCTGGAAACTATTCAGAAAAGGGAGCTGAACCGGGCACAGACCATGAATTTTGTAGGCAAAATGTTACTGGATGTTGACCGGCTGAACGATATGGTAGAAAACATGTTGCTGGCTTCTAAAATTGAAAACCAGTCCTATACTTTCCCCAAACAAGAATTTTGCTTATCAGTGCTGGTGGATAGTGTAGTGAATCGTTTACAGATCAACAAGTGCGATTTAAACCAGCAACTCATTAACGCCGAAATTGAACCCAAGATTGAGGTAACCGGCGATAAGTTCGCTTTAACTTCGGTAGTAACTAACCTGATTGAGAATGCCGTTAAGTATTCCAAACCCTGCGAAACGGTAGATGTAAAGCTATTTGCCAAAGGCGATAAAGTGTACTTGCAGGTGGCCGATCATGGCATTGGTATAGCGGATGATGAAAAAAGCCGTATTTTTGAGCGGTTTTACCGTGTAGGAAGTGAAGAAACCCGTAACACAAAAGGCACCGGTTTAGGTTTATACATTGTAAAACAAGTTTTGGAT
This region includes:
- the hemC gene encoding hydroxymethylbilane synthase, yielding MDRKVIIGTRGSELALWQANFVKDSLADIGVTAELKIIKTQGDRILNLSLDKLEGKGFFTKELEEELLAGTIDLAVHSHKDLPTEHPPGLIIAAVSEREDPSELLLILKDCVDVRQKLSVKFGGIVGTSSNRRKAQLLSLRPDLELHDLRGNVPTRVGKLRSENYDAIMLAKAGVSRLGLNLDDFHVEELKPTEFVPAPAQGVLAIQIREKDTQLFNILQQLHHPEVAEALKVERNVLKMFGGGCHMPLGCYCRKYEGVYQVFTSKADTDEDMPDRLFTSAATTEGLAEAIVARFSPERKYPAKVFISRDLPANSYFRRAVQKHSIEVEARSLIRTVPIMTILNPYILQDVDWVFFTSKNAVEYFFELKPQFIKPVKFGVMGSGSEDMLRRHGHFPQFVGESVDTADVAREFAGIANGSTILFPGAESPMRSIHKALSADTKIIDLPVYSTMREECASGTAADVLVFTSPSNAEAYFNDNLQDNHQKVIAIGKSTGKKLDELNIEYTLPFSPDEVGLAEAVFGL
- the hemB gene encoding porphobilinogen synthase; translation: MLQRPRRNRKSEVIRQMVQETYVSAANLIFPLFIVDGENQKSEVSSMPGIYRYSVDNLLREVESCMNLGLKSFDLFPNIDESLKDKYATESYREESLYLRAIREVKKEFPEACVITDVAMDPYSSEGHDGIVENGEILNDATLDVLGKMALAHARAGADIIAPSDMMDGRVGYIRQVLDDHGYSGVSIMSYSAKYASAFYGPFRDALNSAPKFGDKKTYQMNPANQREALIEADLDEQEGADFLMVKPALPYLDVIKLLKDNTELPIAAYNVSGEYAMIKAAIQKGWLNEQRAITEVLTSIRRAGATAILTYHAKEVLLNKWL
- the hemL gene encoding glutamate-1-semialdehyde 2,1-aminomutase, which codes for MSEKNQDTKPDISRAKSAELYAKAKTFFPGGVNSPVRAFKSVYGTPLFIQKGDGPYLWDADNNQFIDFCCSWGPLILGHNHPHIREKVTEVMQNGMSFGAPTALENELAELILSNNPFIEKIRFVSSGTEAVMSAIRLARGYTKRDKILKFEGCYHGHVDALLVKAGSGLVTFGETSSAGVPKAFADETIVVSLNDKEAVAKAFEEFKDQIAAIIIEPVPANNGLLLQQPEFLQYLRDICTENGTLLIFDEVISGFRVSFTGAAGHYQIKPDIITYGKIIGGGLPVGAYGASAEIMGNISPEGPVYQAGTLSGNPVAMAAGIAQLSELLKPDFYTELNQKTATFVNDIKQFIADRSYPVQVFQIGSIFWFAFTEQQAIRRADEIDPQSMDKFKLMHQELLNRGVYVGPSGYEVGFVSATHTPAVLDKAKQAILDSLDVVFASFKATPQNSVVPENDFRE
- a CDS encoding sensor histidine kinase yields the protein MKKPFVIFYALITYALTELVWWGYMLVRLQPDRTGMIMGEGSIFIFVLLGGAYLFHRALNKERRLQNQKKNFLLSVTHELKSPLASIKLYLETIQKRELNRAQTMNFVGKMLLDVDRLNDMVENMLLASKIENQSYTFPKQEFCLSVLVDSVVNRLQINKCDLNQQLINAEIEPKIEVTGDKFALTSVVTNLIENAVKYSKPCETVDVKLFAKGDKVYLQVADHGIGIADDEKSRIFERFYRVGSEETRNTKGTGLGLYIVKQVLDAHQAIINVRDNRPTGSVFEVIFG